A single window of Leptospira semungkisensis DNA harbors:
- a CDS encoding monovalent cation:proton antiporter-2 (CPA2) family protein, translating into MEEKSLLLTAIILLTTAVLCVPVFKKLGIGSIIGYVVGGILIGPHGIRLVTGGTEILHFAEFGVVLLLFLIGLELRPQTLWVLRKPVFGMGLVQVALTSFLLAVTIGYLFHLGFLASVILGLSLSLSSTAFALQSLAEKNQLKTSYGRSAFAILLFQDLAVIPVMAILPMAALTPENSDVNGLDFYKLGTAALAIFLVILSGRFLMRPLFRLIAASGNHEIFVALSLLLVLGVSLAMEKVGLSMALGSFLGGVLLADSEYRHELEANLEPFKGLLLGLFFLAVGMSMNLELLINHPFLILSLALGLMAIKGIVLFVIGRVAKLNSDSSINLAVSISQGGEFAFVILNVASQLNVLSKEIAEYSIVIVTASMMLTPFFGIFKEKLINPYLNKEEERPADPIHEQNRVIIAGFGRVGQIISRMLYLHKIGFTALEHNADQVNAARKFGHKIYYGDASRLDLLTAAGAAQAEILVLAVQDMELSIKIATIAKENFPNLKIIARARNRAHYFDLLELGIETIRRDTFASSLELAEETLKDLGFLPSEVQYFIDKFRRYDEAMVKQQYKLRHNEKELIAFSRNAIRQLEDAFAADMLQKEAS; encoded by the coding sequence ATGGAAGAAAAAAGTCTATTACTTACCGCAATCATTCTACTCACTACGGCCGTTCTATGCGTGCCTGTCTTCAAGAAACTAGGGATCGGATCCATCATAGGATACGTGGTCGGAGGAATTCTTATCGGGCCGCATGGGATCCGATTGGTCACAGGAGGGACGGAGATCCTTCACTTTGCCGAATTCGGAGTAGTATTGCTTTTATTTTTGATCGGGCTTGAGCTTCGTCCTCAAACTCTTTGGGTCTTAAGAAAACCGGTATTCGGAATGGGACTAGTGCAGGTGGCTTTGACCTCCTTCTTACTTGCAGTAACTATCGGTTATCTTTTCCATTTGGGATTTTTAGCCTCCGTTATTCTGGGCTTGAGTTTGTCCCTCTCTTCGACTGCATTCGCTCTCCAATCCTTAGCGGAAAAAAATCAGTTAAAGACATCTTATGGGAGATCCGCTTTTGCCATTCTACTCTTCCAGGACTTGGCAGTTATTCCGGTCATGGCCATCTTACCTATGGCTGCACTCACTCCTGAAAACTCGGATGTAAACGGATTAGATTTTTATAAATTGGGAACTGCAGCATTAGCGATCTTTTTAGTGATCCTAAGCGGGCGTTTCTTAATGCGTCCCTTATTTAGATTGATAGCCGCTTCCGGGAACCACGAGATCTTTGTGGCGCTTTCCCTTCTTCTCGTATTGGGAGTTTCGCTGGCCATGGAGAAAGTAGGACTGTCCATGGCCTTGGGCTCCTTCTTAGGAGGAGTTCTTCTCGCCGACTCGGAATACAGACACGAGTTAGAAGCGAATCTAGAACCGTTCAAAGGACTATTGCTCGGACTATTCTTCTTGGCAGTGGGAATGTCCATGAACTTGGAGCTTCTGATCAATCATCCTTTTTTAATCTTAAGTTTGGCCCTCGGACTCATGGCGATCAAAGGAATCGTATTATTCGTGATCGGAAGGGTAGCAAAGTTAAATTCGGATTCTTCTATCAATCTTGCGGTGAGCATTTCTCAAGGTGGAGAATTCGCATTTGTAATTCTAAATGTGGCTTCTCAATTAAACGTGCTAAGCAAGGAGATCGCAGAGTATTCGATCGTGATTGTAACCGCTTCTATGATGCTCACTCCTTTCTTCGGAATATTTAAGGAAAAGCTAATAAACCCTTACTTAAACAAAGAAGAAGAAAGACCAGCCGATCCGATCCACGAACAAAACAGAGTGATCATCGCCGGTTTCGGAAGGGTTGGGCAAATCATTTCTCGTATGCTCTATCTACATAAGATAGGATTTACTGCTTTGGAGCATAATGCAGACCAAGTGAATGCCGCTCGAAAATTCGGGCATAAGATCTATTACGGAGATGCGAGTCGTCTGGATTTACTGACTGCTGCTGGAGCGGCCCAGGCCGAGATTCTGGTCTTAGCGGTTCAGGATATGGAACTCTCTATTAAGATCGCGACTATAGCTAAGGAAAATTTCCCGAACTTGAAGATCATTGCTAGGGCGAGAAATAGAGCCCATTATTTCGATCTTTTAGAACTAGGAATCGAAACTATACGAAGGGACACATTTGCTTCTTCTTTAGAACTCGCTGAGGAAACACTGAAGGACCTTGGCTTCTTACCTTCCGAAGTGCAGTACTTCATTGATAAATTTAGAAGATATGATGAGGCAATGGTCAAACAGCAATACAAACTCCGTCATAACGAGAAGGAGCTGATTGCATTCTCCAGGAATGCAATCCGTCAGTTAGAAGATGCGTTCGCAGCAGACATGTTGCAGAAGGAAGCTTCTTAA
- a CDS encoding endo alpha-1,4 polygalactosaminidase: protein MTKVWIPAPGTTFQIQFSGTLDESVDANVFDIDSDLTDSDPTVIDRLHANGKRVICYIDVGSYENYRSDASKFPPEVLGNAYAGFPDEQWLDIRRLDILGPILSARFDKARNQGCDGIDPDNMDGYQNSTGFPLTAEDQLHFNKWVSNSARSRGMSVGLKNDPDQISDLISHFDWAITESCYADGWCSEEAAFPSKGSAVFQIEYTENGTNKSDFCPQSSSLRLSGFLKHQSLDAYRDPCP, encoded by the coding sequence TTGACGAAAGTTTGGATTCCAGCGCCGGGAACCACATTTCAGATCCAGTTCAGTGGAACATTAGATGAATCTGTCGATGCAAACGTTTTCGATATTGATTCAGATCTGACTGATTCCGATCCAACTGTTATCGATAGATTGCATGCAAACGGAAAGAGAGTGATTTGCTATATTGATGTAGGTTCGTACGAGAATTACAGATCAGATGCGAGTAAATTCCCGCCTGAAGTTTTAGGAAATGCATACGCAGGTTTTCCGGACGAACAGTGGTTGGACATCAGAAGGTTGGATATTTTAGGTCCCATTCTTTCTGCTCGTTTTGATAAGGCAAGAAACCAAGGTTGTGACGGGATCGATCCGGATAATATGGATGGATATCAGAATAGTACGGGCTTTCCTTTGACTGCCGAAGATCAGCTCCATTTTAATAAATGGGTAAGTAACTCTGCTCGATCTCGGGGAATGTCTGTCGGCTTAAAAAATGATCCGGATCAAATCTCAGATCTGATCTCTCATTTTGATTGGGCAATCACTGAGAGTTGTTACGCGGATGGATGGTGCTCCGAAGAGGCCGCGTTTCCAAGTAAGGGCTCTGCAGTTTTTCAGATCGAATATACGGAGAATGGAACGAACAAGAGCGATTTCTGCCCTCAATCTTCCAGTCTCCGTTTATCAGGTTTTCTGAAACACCAAAGCTTGGACGCGTATAGGGATCCTTGTCCTTAA
- a CDS encoding carboxypeptidase M32: MWESELSNWEKELPAFKAYRDEFKTIYHLRNIAGVLHWDMEVTIPHEGQEERGDQLSLLSGLAHKSFVSDSFRSLAQKAKEENSKLDLPGKQLRERELDLLFKDLDRSSCLPISWVEEFSKVTSQAHSVWAEARKKNDSSSFLPVLEKIIDLSFQKTQFFGFQTEAYDALLDEYEPGAKASDLEELFSNLRKSLVPLLAKAKDADFPFLGHFPISQQEPFNKELPVLLGLSKEGFRLDASAHPFSTSLGSSDKRITTRYEESDPLSSVYSVLHETGHALYESGISLIHGDPSPLKDSVSLGMHESQSRLWENQVGRSKEFWEGMYPIFLEKLGLSESFLPFSKLYSFVNKSKSSLIRVEADQITYNLHIILRFQIERAIFKKEISVKEISQAWKEGMKNLLGIDVPDDPKGYLQDVHWSGGAFGYFPTYSLGNIYAAQLYSAFLKEHPKFPEELKKRETSSLLRWLRKNVHSKGRSIEAKDLIREATGEEPNAKYLIEYLGSKIAEQG; this comes from the coding sequence ATGTGGGAATCAGAGCTAAGCAATTGGGAAAAAGAACTTCCGGCGTTCAAAGCGTATCGGGACGAATTTAAGACAATCTATCATCTTCGAAATATTGCAGGAGTTCTTCATTGGGATATGGAAGTTACCATTCCTCACGAAGGACAGGAAGAAAGAGGAGACCAGTTGAGTTTGCTCTCTGGCTTGGCTCACAAATCTTTCGTATCCGATTCTTTTCGTTCTCTTGCACAAAAGGCCAAAGAAGAAAATTCAAAACTCGATCTTCCGGGAAAACAACTGAGAGAAAGAGAATTGGATCTTTTGTTCAAAGACTTGGATCGTTCTTCTTGTTTGCCCATCTCCTGGGTGGAAGAATTCTCCAAGGTCACAAGCCAAGCCCACTCCGTTTGGGCAGAAGCCAGAAAGAAGAACGACTCTAGTTCCTTTCTTCCAGTTTTAGAAAAGATCATAGATCTTAGTTTTCAAAAAACTCAGTTCTTCGGATTTCAAACGGAAGCATACGATGCTCTCTTGGATGAATATGAACCTGGCGCAAAGGCTTCCGACTTGGAGGAGCTATTCTCTAACCTAAGAAAGTCCTTGGTTCCTTTACTTGCAAAAGCTAAGGACGCAGATTTTCCTTTTTTGGGACATTTTCCGATCTCTCAGCAAGAACCTTTCAATAAAGAACTGCCTGTTCTATTAGGTTTATCTAAAGAAGGATTTCGATTAGATGCAAGCGCACATCCATTCTCTACTTCTCTTGGAAGTTCCGACAAAAGGATCACCACTCGCTATGAAGAATCTGATCCTCTTTCTTCCGTATATTCCGTTTTGCATGAGACCGGTCATGCTCTATACGAATCGGGTATCTCTTTAATTCATGGAGATCCGTCTCCTTTAAAAGATTCCGTTTCGTTGGGAATGCATGAATCTCAAAGCCGTCTTTGGGAAAATCAAGTAGGAAGATCTAAGGAGTTTTGGGAAGGAATGTATCCTATCTTCTTAGAGAAACTCGGGCTTTCAGAGTCCTTTTTACCATTCTCAAAATTATATTCGTTCGTAAATAAATCCAAGTCTTCTCTCATTCGAGTCGAAGCGGATCAGATCACATACAATCTTCATATCATTTTAAGATTCCAGATAGAAAGAGCCATCTTCAAAAAAGAAATTTCCGTAAAAGAGATCTCCCAGGCTTGGAAGGAAGGAATGAAAAATTTACTAGGAATAGATGTGCCCGACGACCCCAAAGGATATTTGCAAGATGTACATTGGAGTGGAGGAGCCTTCGGTTATTTTCCTACCTATTCTTTGGGGAATATTTACGCAGCACAGCTCTACTCGGCTTTTCTAAAGGAACATCCTAAGTTTCCCGAAGAGTTGAAAAAAAGAGAAACTTCTTCTCTCTTAAGGTGGCTTCGAAAAAATGTTCATAGCAAGGGAAGAAGTATAGAAGCAAAGGACCTGATCCGAGAAGCAACGGGAGAAGAACCCAATGCAAAGTATCTGATCGAATATCTTGGCTCTAAAATCGCGGAACAAGGATAG